In the genome of Parus major isolate Abel chromosome 2, Parus_major1.1, whole genome shotgun sequence, one region contains:
- the JPH1 gene encoding junctophilin-1 isoform X2 — protein MTGGRFDFDDGGTYCGGWEDGKAHGHGICTGPKGQGEYAGSWSHGFEVAGGYTWPSGNTYLGYWAQGKRHGLGVETKGRWMYRGEWSHGFKGRYGVRQSLSTPARYEGTWSNGLQDGYGVETYGDGGTYQGQWTGGMRHGYGVRQSVPYGMATVIRSPLRTSLASLRSEQSNGTVLHDVTSDSPAGTRGGFVLNFHSDAEAMGIKKKGGLFRRGSLLGSIKLRKSESRSSISSKRSSVRSDAAMSRISSSDANSTISFGDGDCDYSPLEDHVDATTTEAYMGEWKNDKRSGFGISERSNGMKYEGEWLNNRRHGYGCTMFPDGTKEEGKYKNNILVRGIRKQLIPIRNTKTREKVDRAIEGAQRAAAMARTKVEIATSRTLNSEEEGTFAVVAQQMYVTTLRLFLMILGYTKRLILFL, from the exons ATGACGGGCGGCCGGTTCGACTTCGACGATGGCGGCACCTACTGCGGCGGCTGGGAGGACGGGAAAGCCCACGGGCACGGCATTTGCACCGGGCCCAAGGGGCAGGGCGAGTATGCCGGCTCCTGGTCCCACGGCTTCGAGGTGGCGGGCGGCTACACCTGGCCCAGCGGCAACACCTACCTGGGCTACTGGGCGCAGGGCAAGCGCCACGGGCTGGGCGTGGAGACGAAGGGCAGGTGGATGTACCGCGGCGAGTGGTCCCACGGTTTCAAGGGGCGCTACGGGGTGCGGCAGAGCCTCAGCACGCCGGCCCGCTACGAGGGCACCTGGAGCAACGGGCTGCAGGACGGATACGGCGTGGAGACCTACGGGGACGGAG GTACCTACCAGGGGCAGTGGACAGGAGGGATGAGACATGGATACGGTGTACGTCAGAGTGTACCCTATGGCATGGCCACCGTGATCCGTTCACCTCTCCGAACATCTCTGGCGTCACTTCGAAGTGAGCAGAGCAATGGTACTGTTCTGCATGATGTCACTTCAGACAGTCCGGCTGGAACAAGAGGAGGATTTGTGCTCAATTTTCACAGTGATGCAGAAGCCATGGGcattaagaaaaaaggaggCTTATTCAGAAGAGGATCCCTTCTTGGTAGTATAAAACTTAGAAAATCGGAATCTAGGTCATCGATATCTAGCAAACGGAGCTCTGTCAGGAGCGATGCTGCTATGAGCAGAATTAGTTCTAGTGATGCCAACTCTACAATTAGTTTTGGAGATGGTGACTGTGATTATAGCCCTCTGGAAGACCATGTTGATGCTACCACTACGGAAGCCTATATGGGTGAATGGAAGAATGATAAGCGCAGCGGTTTTGGTATCAGTGAGCGTTCAAATGGTATGAAATACGAAGGAGAGTGGCTGAATAACAGGAGGCATGGATATGGATGTACCATGTTTCCAGATGGCACCAAAGAAGAGGGAAAgtacaaaaataacattttggtcCGTGGAATAAGAAAGCAACTTATACCAATACGAAACACAAAAACTAGAGAAAAGGTGGATAGAGCAATAGAGGGTGCACAGCGAGCAGCTGCCATGGCAAGAACCAAAGTGGAAATTGCAACCTCAAG